In one Bordetella pertussis 18323 genomic region, the following are encoded:
- the rluB gene encoding 23S rRNA pseudouridine(2605) synthase RluB — protein sequence MQDDNSFPDNESPVAQPPVDESAASGEAGDGEGGARARGRKLRTPFRRRRGDAAAAGEAGADEAGSQPAAQSEGDARASERDADQALAYLDNAARIEQRLGKYLNSEAVMPKLHKVLADAGIGSRREMEELIVAGRVSVNGEPAHIGQRVAPNDQVRVNGKPIARPNAKKPPRVILYHKPAGEIVSHDDPGGRASVFARLPKLRTGKWLSVGRLDLNTEGLLIFTTSGDMANRIMHPRYGTEREYAVRVLGEMDDAQRKSLTEGIELEDGKAAFGSFEYLGGDGSNRWYRVTLQEGRNREVRRMFEAVGVTVSRLIRTRFGDIVLPRNLRRGRWEELDGSLVTALMVQLGLLRDGDESEGRRKSRQPQSHDSALPPGFGTLERNGMNGARIGRRGKLQGGRPGSAAACPSDPFGTGLMITGGYANGHPLGNDSAAGRGGKGKPAKGKAGGDKPQRGQGRKAAGAQAGGQGGGQGAAAKPAGARGGKKAGGRAAAPGAKGAGGRAGGNKAASAGGKAAGVAKPASPTGNRGPAAPKPQRARRGGGGAGGGGGGRGDDWQPKGAGAHESRLGFMGGRGGRGR from the coding sequence ATGCAAGACGACAATTCCTTTCCCGACAATGAATCCCCGGTGGCGCAGCCGCCCGTTGACGAGTCCGCCGCATCAGGCGAGGCCGGCGACGGCGAGGGCGGAGCCCGGGCGCGTGGCCGCAAGCTGCGCACGCCGTTTCGCCGCCGTCGCGGCGACGCGGCCGCCGCTGGCGAAGCCGGCGCCGACGAGGCGGGCAGCCAGCCCGCCGCCCAGTCCGAGGGCGATGCCCGCGCCAGCGAGCGCGATGCCGACCAGGCGCTGGCCTACCTGGACAACGCGGCGCGCATCGAGCAGCGCCTGGGCAAGTACCTGAACAGCGAGGCAGTGATGCCCAAGCTGCACAAGGTGCTGGCCGATGCCGGAATCGGTTCGCGCCGCGAAATGGAAGAACTGATCGTGGCCGGCCGGGTGTCGGTCAACGGCGAGCCGGCCCACATCGGCCAGCGCGTCGCTCCCAACGACCAGGTGCGCGTCAACGGCAAGCCGATTGCGCGCCCCAACGCCAAGAAGCCGCCGCGCGTCATCCTCTATCACAAGCCGGCCGGCGAGATCGTCAGCCATGATGACCCGGGCGGACGCGCCAGCGTGTTTGCCAGGCTGCCCAAGCTGCGCACCGGCAAGTGGCTGTCCGTGGGGCGGCTGGACCTCAATACCGAGGGGCTGCTGATCTTCACGACCTCCGGCGACATGGCCAACCGCATCATGCATCCGCGCTACGGTACCGAGCGCGAATACGCGGTGCGCGTCCTGGGCGAGATGGACGACGCGCAGCGCAAGTCGCTCACCGAGGGTATCGAGCTGGAGGACGGCAAGGCGGCTTTCGGTTCTTTCGAATACCTGGGGGGCGACGGCAGCAATCGCTGGTATCGCGTCACCTTGCAGGAGGGGCGCAACCGCGAGGTGCGCCGCATGTTCGAGGCGGTGGGTGTGACCGTCAGCCGCCTGATCCGTACGCGTTTCGGCGATATCGTGTTGCCGCGCAACCTGCGCCGCGGCCGCTGGGAAGAGCTCGACGGTTCGCTGGTGACGGCCCTGATGGTTCAGCTGGGCCTGCTGCGCGACGGGGACGAGTCCGAAGGGCGGCGCAAATCGCGCCAGCCCCAGTCGCATGACAGCGCGCTGCCGCCGGGCTTCGGCACGCTGGAGCGCAATGGCATGAACGGCGCCCGTATCGGCCGTCGCGGCAAGCTGCAGGGCGGCCGTCCCGGCAGCGCGGCCGCGTGTCCGTCCGACCCGTTCGGAACGGGCTTGATGATCACCGGCGGTTATGCTAACGGCCACCCGCTGGGCAACGACAGCGCGGCGGGGCGGGGCGGCAAGGGCAAGCCTGCCAAGGGCAAGGCGGGCGGCGACAAGCCGCAGCGCGGCCAGGGCCGCAAGGCGGCGGGCGCGCAGGCTGGCGGCCAGGGCGGCGGCCAGGGCGCGGCGGCCAAGCCGGCGGGCGCGCGTGGCGGCAAGAAGGCGGGCGGCCGCGCGGCGGCGCCTGGCGCCAAGGGTGCGGGTGGCCGCGCCGGCGGCAACAAGGCAGCCAGCGCGGGCGGCAAGGCGGCCGGCGTGGCCAAGCCGGCCTCGCCCACGGGCAATCGCGGTCCGGCCGCACCCAAGCCGCAACGCGCGCGTCGCGGCGGCGGCGGTGCCGGCGGTGGTGGCGGTGGCCGGGGCGACGACTGGCAGCCCAAGGGCGCCGGCGCCCACGAGTCCCGTCTCGGGTTCATGGGCGGGCGGGGCGGGCGCGGACGTTGA
- a CDS encoding CobW family GTP-binding protein, which produces MDAFKQDSRIGVTVLTGFLGSGKTTLLNRLVQEPEYAEAVVIVNEFGDIGVDHHLVRNVDDRIVLLEGGCICCTASGGLVDTLRDLFMLVVRRRIKPFKRVLLETTGLAGPASVMFSLRHDPFLAERYAYHGAIAMVDAQHVREQLMVQPEAAQQIALADLVVFSKADLAGQVQLASAMRDVARANPGVPMCVVRRGEPLDERLHGDFLVRERRQAALLGRWLGAFAAPPGGPHPNVAHFSLNLSVPLTRGMFLARMSEIQAAYDRGILRIKGLVCFEAEALPWAVHGVHRQLYPLEALPQWPGDDRQSRLVFILRGLDRDAVQADVARRLQQG; this is translated from the coding sequence ATGGATGCGTTCAAGCAAGACAGCCGCATCGGCGTGACGGTGTTGACCGGATTCCTGGGCAGCGGCAAGACGACGCTGCTCAATCGTCTGGTGCAGGAGCCCGAGTACGCCGAGGCGGTGGTCATCGTCAACGAGTTCGGCGACATAGGCGTGGACCACCATCTGGTACGCAATGTCGATGACCGTATCGTGCTGCTGGAGGGCGGATGCATATGCTGCACCGCCAGCGGCGGCCTGGTCGATACGCTGCGCGACCTGTTCATGCTGGTGGTGCGCCGCCGCATCAAGCCGTTCAAGCGGGTGCTGCTGGAGACGACCGGCCTGGCCGGGCCCGCCTCGGTCATGTTCTCGCTGCGCCACGATCCGTTCCTGGCCGAGCGCTACGCGTATCACGGCGCGATCGCCATGGTCGATGCGCAACACGTGCGCGAACAGCTGATGGTGCAGCCCGAGGCGGCCCAGCAGATCGCGCTGGCGGACCTGGTCGTGTTCAGCAAGGCGGACCTGGCCGGCCAGGTGCAACTGGCCAGCGCCATGCGCGATGTGGCGCGCGCCAATCCGGGCGTGCCCATGTGCGTGGTGCGCCGCGGCGAGCCGCTGGATGAGCGGCTGCACGGCGACTTCCTGGTGCGCGAGCGCCGGCAGGCGGCGCTCCTGGGGCGCTGGCTGGGCGCCTTTGCCGCGCCGCCGGGCGGCCCGCACCCCAATGTGGCGCATTTTTCCCTGAACCTGTCGGTGCCGCTGACGCGCGGCATGTTCCTGGCCCGGATGTCGGAAATCCAGGCGGCCTATGACCGCGGCATCCTGCGCATCAAGGGGCTGGTATGTTTCGAGGCCGAAGCCTTGCCCTGGGCGGTGCACGGGGTGCATCGGCAGCTGTATCCGCTGGAGGCGTTGCCGCAATGGCCGGGTGACGACCGCCAGTCGCGCCTGGTGTTCATCCTGCGCGGCCTGGACCGGGACGCGGTCCAGGCCGATGTCGCCAGGCGGCTGCAGCAGGGGTGA
- a CDS encoding LysR family transcriptional regulator — translation MDRLKAMQVFVEVADRGSLSAAAMHLGMSRAMVSRYLAELEAWVGVRLLHRTTRRLSLTPAGSETLPRCRRMLEMVGDMREAVAAPDAEPRGLLRVTAAMSFGGAQLAEAVAEFVRRHPAASIDLLLVDRAVNLVEERVDLAVRITNDLDPNLIGRRLADCRSVVCVAPQYLQQHGAPARAEDLSLHNCLTHSYFGRSLWRFERAGEPVEVPVGGNITANETDVLMRAALAGAGIVMLPTYLAAGQIAAGSLRPLLPDCAPPVLGIHGVYVSRKQMPLILRTMLDFLAERFSPAPWDAALKGR, via the coding sequence GTGGATCGTCTGAAAGCCATGCAGGTCTTCGTGGAAGTTGCCGATCGCGGCAGCCTGTCGGCGGCGGCGATGCACCTGGGCATGTCGCGCGCCATGGTGTCGCGCTACCTGGCCGAGCTCGAGGCCTGGGTGGGCGTGCGGCTGCTGCATCGGACCACCCGCCGTCTGAGCCTGACGCCGGCCGGCTCGGAAACCCTGCCGCGCTGCCGCCGCATGCTGGAAATGGTGGGCGACATGCGCGAGGCCGTGGCCGCGCCCGACGCCGAGCCGCGCGGCCTGCTGCGCGTCACGGCCGCCATGTCGTTCGGCGGCGCGCAGCTGGCCGAAGCGGTGGCGGAGTTCGTGCGCCGCCATCCGGCGGCCAGCATCGATCTGTTGCTGGTCGATCGCGCGGTCAACCTGGTCGAGGAGCGCGTCGACCTGGCGGTGCGGATCACCAATGACCTCGATCCCAACCTGATCGGGCGCAGGCTGGCCGACTGCCGGTCGGTCGTCTGCGTCGCGCCGCAGTACCTGCAGCAGCACGGCGCGCCGGCCAGGGCCGAGGATCTCTCGCTGCACAATTGCCTGACGCATTCGTATTTCGGCCGCAGCCTGTGGCGTTTCGAGCGCGCCGGAGAGCCCGTCGAAGTGCCGGTCGGCGGCAATATCACGGCCAACGAAACCGACGTGCTGATGCGGGCGGCGCTGGCCGGGGCGGGCATTGTCATGCTGCCCACCTACCTGGCGGCCGGGCAGATCGCCGCAGGAAGCCTGCGTCCCTTGCTGCCTGATTGCGCGCCGCCGGTGCTGGGAATACATGGGGTCTACGTGTCGCGCAAGCAGATGCCGCTGATACTGCGAACTATGCTCGATTTCCTGGCCGAGCGCTTCAGCCCCGCTCCCTGGGACGCGGCGCTCAAGGGGCGCTGA
- the nusA gene encoding transcription termination factor NusA, protein MSREILLLVDALAREKNVTREVVFGALESALASAMKKRFKDDADIRVSIDRETGGHEGFRRWLVVPDEAGLQEPDKQELLSEAREMAPDIEVGEYIEEALEPVEFGRIGAQAAKQAILQKIRDAEREQVLNDFLDRGETIISGSIKRMDKGDVIIETGKIEARLPRSEMIPKENLRVGDRVRAFVLRVDHAARGQQVILSRTSPEFIRQLFENEVPEIEQGLLEIKAAARDPGVRAKIAVVAYDKRIDPIGTCVGMRGSRVTAVRNELGGEQVDIVLWSEDPAQFVIGALAPANVESIVVDEDKHAMDVVVDEENLPKAIGAKGQNVRLASELTGWQINIMTPEESLNRQETERAALRATFMSKLDVDEEVADILIDEGFTGIEEIAYVPMQELLEIEAFDEDTINELRARARNALLTEAIAQEERLETAQDLLELEGITPELAAKLAERQVHTRDDLAELSTDELAEIAGLQEEEASDLIMRARAHWFDEE, encoded by the coding sequence ATGAGTCGCGAAATTCTTCTGTTGGTCGATGCTTTGGCGCGCGAAAAGAACGTCACCCGCGAAGTGGTGTTCGGGGCGCTCGAAAGCGCGCTGGCTTCGGCAATGAAAAAGCGCTTCAAAGACGATGCGGACATCCGTGTCTCCATCGATCGTGAAACCGGCGGCCACGAAGGCTTTCGCCGGTGGCTGGTCGTGCCCGACGAGGCTGGCCTGCAAGAGCCCGACAAGCAGGAGCTGCTGTCCGAGGCGCGCGAAATGGCGCCCGACATCGAAGTGGGCGAGTACATCGAGGAAGCGCTCGAGCCGGTCGAGTTCGGCCGTATCGGCGCGCAGGCCGCCAAGCAGGCGATCCTGCAGAAGATCCGCGACGCCGAGCGCGAGCAGGTCCTGAACGACTTCCTCGACCGCGGCGAGACGATTATTTCCGGGTCCATCAAGCGGATGGACAAGGGCGACGTGATCATCGAAACCGGCAAGATCGAAGCGCGCCTGCCGCGCTCCGAGATGATCCCGAAGGAAAACCTGCGGGTCGGCGACCGCGTGCGCGCCTTCGTGCTGCGGGTCGACCACGCCGCGCGCGGACAGCAGGTCATCCTGTCGCGCACCTCGCCCGAGTTCATCCGCCAATTGTTCGAAAACGAAGTGCCCGAGATCGAACAGGGCCTGCTGGAGATCAAGGCCGCGGCACGCGACCCGGGCGTGCGCGCCAAGATCGCCGTGGTGGCCTACGACAAGCGTATCGACCCGATCGGCACCTGCGTGGGCATGCGCGGTTCGCGCGTGACCGCCGTGCGCAACGAGCTGGGCGGCGAGCAGGTCGATATCGTGCTGTGGTCGGAAGACCCGGCGCAATTCGTGATCGGCGCGCTGGCGCCGGCCAACGTCGAGTCCATCGTGGTGGACGAAGACAAGCACGCGATGGACGTGGTGGTCGACGAGGAAAACCTGCCCAAGGCCATCGGCGCCAAGGGGCAGAACGTGCGCCTGGCGTCCGAGCTGACCGGCTGGCAGATCAACATCATGACGCCGGAGGAAAGCCTCAATCGCCAGGAAACCGAGCGTGCCGCGTTGCGCGCGACGTTCATGAGCAAGCTGGACGTCGACGAAGAGGTGGCCGACATCCTGATCGATGAAGGTTTCACCGGTATCGAAGAGATTGCCTACGTGCCCATGCAGGAACTGCTGGAGATCGAGGCATTCGACGAGGACACCATCAATGAGCTGCGTGCCCGTGCCCGCAATGCGCTGCTGACCGAGGCGATCGCCCAGGAAGAGCGCCTTGAAACGGCCCAGGACCTGCTCGAACTCGAGGGCATCACGCCGGAGCTGGCCGCCAAGCTGGCCGAACGGCAGGTGCATACGCGTGACGATCTGGCCGAGCTGTCGACCGACGAGCTGGCCGAGATTGCCGGCCTGCAGGAAGAGGAAGCCAGCGATCTGATCATGCGTGCCCGCGCCCACTGGTTCGACGAGGAATGA
- the scpB gene encoding SMC-Scp complex subunit ScpB, producing the protein MNDSEAIFVLETALLCASQPMQFAEMRKLFGDDQDIDNNALRAWLEALQAQWNERGLELVQLASGWRFQSRPQMQRYLERLNPEKPPKYSRAVLETLAIVAWRQPVTRGDIEDIRGVTVSSQIVKVLEDRGWIEVIGHRDAPGRPALFATTRQFLDDLGLRALDELPPLESAQAAAALAGLDLGGAEVLVEAVDAAEGDAARDEASGDEAAGQVAASLGDAQPEVAQAGVDGVESAVSPEPVLPVSVDDDANEPAETAAASLPGAGVAEPAHESAGAAPDDGNGPVEVPPLQPDQISLPDEPAEARPHVPAPEVGPGEPQPEIVPAAPEPVTPPAPGRDEADGVVSNPEDDEPAASGRLPKV; encoded by the coding sequence ATGAACGATAGCGAGGCAATATTCGTGCTGGAAACCGCGCTGCTGTGCGCGTCCCAGCCGATGCAGTTCGCCGAAATGCGCAAGCTGTTCGGTGATGACCAGGATATCGACAACAACGCGTTGCGCGCCTGGCTGGAAGCGCTGCAGGCGCAATGGAACGAGCGCGGCCTGGAGCTGGTGCAGCTGGCTTCGGGCTGGCGTTTCCAGAGCCGGCCGCAGATGCAGCGCTATCTCGAGCGGCTCAATCCCGAGAAACCGCCCAAGTATTCGCGCGCGGTGCTCGAGACGCTGGCCATCGTTGCCTGGCGGCAGCCCGTGACGCGCGGCGACATCGAGGACATCCGCGGCGTGACGGTGTCGTCGCAGATCGTCAAGGTGCTGGAAGACCGCGGCTGGATCGAGGTCATCGGCCATCGCGATGCGCCCGGCCGGCCGGCGCTGTTCGCCACCACCCGCCAGTTCCTCGATGACCTGGGCCTGCGCGCGCTGGATGAGCTGCCTCCGCTGGAATCGGCGCAGGCCGCCGCCGCGCTGGCAGGGCTGGACCTGGGCGGCGCCGAGGTGCTGGTCGAGGCGGTCGATGCGGCCGAGGGCGACGCGGCCCGGGACGAGGCGTCCGGCGACGAAGCGGCGGGGCAGGTGGCTGCCTCGCTGGGCGATGCGCAGCCGGAGGTGGCGCAGGCGGGCGTGGATGGCGTAGAATCCGCCGTGTCGCCGGAACCGGTCCTGCCCGTGTCCGTCGACGATGATGCGAACGAGCCGGCCGAAACCGCGGCCGCCAGCCTGCCCGGGGCAGGTGTTGCCGAACCGGCGCACGAGTCCGCCGGTGCGGCGCCGGATGATGGGAACGGACCTGTCGAGGTCCCTCCGCTCCAGCCAGACCAGATATCCCTACCTGACGAGCCTGCCGAGGCGCGGCCGCACGTGCCGGCGCCCGAGGTCGGTCCTGGCGAGCCGCAGCCCGAAATCGTGCCCGCCGCGCCCGAGCCCGTCACGCCGCCGGCACCGGGGCGCGACGAGGCCGATGGCGTGGTGTCCAACCCTGAAGATGACGAGCCTGCCGCATCCGGCCGGCTCCCCAAAGTTTGA
- the rimP gene encoding ribosome maturation factor RimP produces MADLFALTEEALAGMDIELVDVERAAMGLLRVTIDRVDGVRIEDCEQVSRQLSRVYEVENIDYKRLEVGSPGVDRPLRNEAEFRRFAGERIEIKLREALDGRKVFSGTLRAPEADGASGQDDTAGAGKAVFGLEFEAKKNDIQVLSFTLDDIERAKLDPVLDFKGKKR; encoded by the coding sequence ATGGCTGATTTATTCGCACTGACCGAAGAAGCGCTGGCGGGCATGGACATCGAACTGGTCGATGTCGAACGTGCCGCCATGGGGCTGTTGCGCGTCACCATCGACCGGGTCGATGGCGTGCGTATTGAAGATTGCGAGCAGGTGTCCCGCCAGTTGTCGCGCGTGTATGAAGTCGAGAACATCGACTACAAGCGCCTCGAAGTCGGGTCGCCGGGCGTCGATCGTCCGTTGCGCAACGAGGCGGAGTTCCGCCGTTTCGCGGGCGAACGTATCGAGATCAAGCTGCGAGAGGCGCTCGACGGGCGCAAAGTGTTCTCCGGCACGCTGCGCGCGCCCGAGGCGGATGGCGCGTCCGGCCAGGATGACACCGCCGGTGCGGGCAAGGCCGTGTTCGGTCTCGAATTTGAGGCAAAAAAGAACGATATCCAGGTGCTGAGCTTCACGCTCGATGACATCGAGCGCGCAAAGCTGGATCCCGTTCTGGATTTCAAGGGCAAAAAGCGATGA